The sequence agcccccgtgccacaactactgaagcccgtgcgcctagagcctgtgctccacaacgagaagccaacacaatgagaagcctgcacaccggaacaaagagtagcccccgctcacagcaactagagaaagcccacgagcagcaacgaagacccaacacagccaaaaaaattaattaattacttttttaaaaaaacgaatcacctgaacaactttttaaaaaataattataccagGCCTCCACCCTCAGAGATCTAGTTAATTGGTCTCCCACTgaggcatattttttaaaacttccccagatgattctaatgtttagccagggctgagaaccactgatttaatcCGATCTTCTAATTTTACTAAGGAGAAAACCAACACCCGGAGTGgataagcaacttgcccaaagtcacttgGCACATAAGTGCACAGTGCACCAAGAGAGAATGTTGTAATAGCAAGAATATGTTGCTGATGTTTATAAGTTTTTCTTGTTGGGGTTAATCCCAGAAGCATTTCTCTGTAGTTCAGAGAGGTGTTATATAATTTACCTTTTACTTTGGCAGCAGCTTATTCTGCtggtaaaactgaaataaatgggTTTGCATTCCCTCACCACAAAAGGACAGAGAGGGAATTGCACATTCACCACACATAGCCAGCCAAATTAGCAAAGCTCCCTAGGAGGCCGCTGGAAGGGCCTAAAATGCTTCTTCTCGACAATGATCAGCCAGAGCTGAGGGACTTTGGCGGGGTGGTGAGAAGACAGAGAGCtggaagagagaggaaagcaTTCCCCCCCTAGAGGGAGGAGCTGAGGATCAACTGAAAACCGACCAGAGCTGCCAGGAGGGAACGgccagggaaggaaaagaatttcAATGAGTCCTGGGAGCCTCTGCTCCCGCAACAACCGAACCGTGATGGACAGCCTGGCAACAACAaccctcctgggagcctgagaTCCAGAGGAGATTAAAAACTGGTTCTGCAATGTGGGTGCGAAACCCACATTCCCACACTCACCAAAAGTGAGCTCCCAATAAAGACAAGAGCTCACCTGACTCTActatcccctcccttcccagccaAGATCCTCACTACCTACCACCCCAAGTCTCAAAAGGAGGGCGGTTCCGGGCCTCACGTGACACTGCAGCCACGTGACCCCGGGCCCCGCGGGAGCCGAGCAGTTCGTTCCAGTTCCGGGAGCCGGAGGGGGCCGGGCGcgccctgcccccagcccgcCGCGACCATGCTGTCCCGTCTGCTGAAAGAACACCAGGTCAAGCAGAATGAACGCAAGGAGCTGCAGGGTGAGCCAAATATCCAGTCCGCCGTTTTCTCTCCCGCCGTGGCCTAGCCTCAGCCCGGAGCCTGGACCTTGAGTAACGGCCCAAATCCAAGGAAGGGCGCAGGCCAGTGGGCACGGGCATGTGGGAGAGGGAATTAGAGGAGCTTGGGGGGGAGTTCCGTTCTCTTGCCAACGGGCCCTGGTCTCTAGCAGCGCTCCCGTCCCCCACGGCAACGCCCCCCACGCTATCTCAGCGGCATCCTAGCCCCGCCCTCTGTCACGGAACGCTGTGCCGATTGGTTCAGGGAGCCGCTCATCCTGGAAGTGGGAAGGAACGCTCCTGAAGGGAAGAGGGTGTTGGGGACccggcagagctgggattcttgGAGGCCTGAAACCACCGAAATGGGGGTGGGGCCCTTGTTTCCTGAATCCGGGCTGGGAATCCCGGAGTTACCAATCCTAAAGCCAAGACATTGGGAAAAGCGTCCCTGAGAGTCTGGCGTCCTTTGCGCTGCCACAGACTCGTTAGCGTCCCTGGGCGAATCGCTTCCCTTCTCAGGGTACCAGTTTCCTCACCGCTAAAATGAAAAGGCTTGCTTTATGTTTTGCAAGGTCGTTTCAGCTCTGGCACTCTGAGATTAGTTGAAATGTTCCCACAACTAGCAGAATAGTAATGAATGGGTGGGGGGAACCTTAAGCACCACCCCTCAAAAAACCAAGTCTCCAGTCTAATCCCTTTTCCCCCTCCACCCAGAGAAGAGGAGGCGAGAGGCTATCACTGCAGCGACCTGCCTGACAGAAGCTTTGGTGGATCACCTCAATGTGGGGTATGAACCTCTTCCCATCAACACCAACCCTGCCCTCCCAAGTTTAGGCACTGGCAAGGTCTAGCCCTCAGACTGCTCTTGAGGGGATGAGATGTTCCACTCATTCCCctatcctccccccacccagcttAACTTTTATGGAGAGAAGCTTGAGCCAGCTCTGACCCCTAACAAGGGCAGAGAGGAACAGCTGCGGTTGTTGGAAAAGCAGCCAGATTTCCCCTTCCCAACAATAACTTCCCTGGTGCTCACAACTTGATGCCATCTGGTCACCTCTCTTCACCCGTACAAGTCCAGCTGTCGCTTCCAGCAGGAGGGAGAGCACCGTCCTTGACCACAGCTTCCCAGTCCCTCCttctccacctcccaccctctGGCAGACCTGGAGAGCAGCTGGCAGAAAAGCGATGGCACAGCTGGTGAGGGTGAGGGCAGAACCTATGCCAGGAGCCACCTTAGAGCCAGGCTGTCACTTCCCTTCCTTCTGGGTCTCCAGAGAGCACCCCTTGCTTTGGTCCTAAGTGAGGATGCCAGTAATGACCAGTGACTTGGGAAGGAGCAAAGAACATTGCCTCTTGACCCTGAGTAACCCAGAAAAGTTGCAGAGATGATGATCTGATGGCCAGGCCATCTGTTGGGAGAAAGGAGGCAGTATGATGCCTTCTACCCCAGGGCAAGTCAAATAGCTTGGTTGTGAATTCAGAGACTGAGTCACCCAAGTGAGCCAGGCAGGAACTGTCACCTTCATTGCTCATCTCGGGAAGATTAGGGGGAGAGAAGGCTGTGGTTGGGGCCTCTGATCTCCCTTCCCTCCAGGCCTCTCCCTCCACGCAGTGTGAATGAGAGAAAGCAAGAGGTCAACAGGGAAAATGAGGATTTCAGGAACTCCCAGGGGAATCTTGAAGCATTGGGAACACCCTACTATGACTGTTTCAGCTCCCACAACACCCCGTACTGTGACCCAACTGTCTCCCAGAGAGAAGGGACAGGGTCTGTgcgttccctccctcccacattgGCACCTCCTGGGCTCTGCTCTGTGGTTGGCCCAGGcttctcctgcttctcctcctttgCTAGGGGCCACCCCACTTTCAGCTTAGAGGGCAGCTAAGCCAAAGCCAGATTAGAAAGGGTTTTGTGTTGCTGCCCACGGCTCCTCTCATTCCccggaaaggaaaacaaaggctCAGTCTATCTCAGCCTCTGTCAGGTGTCCTTCCCACTCTCTGGAcaccccccgccctgtccccttgTCCCCTCCAGTCCCCACAGATTCCAGTGGGTGGGGGCAGCGGATGTGGAGTCTCTCAGCTGACCCAGAGCTTTGGGGTGGGGAATGAAAGATTCATCAGCCAACAAGGGGGAACAGTTATTGCACAGTtattgcgggggtggggggatacCAGCCCTGGGGCAGTAATGTGACTGCAGGCAACCGTGATCGAGGAGAATAGAAAACCTGTTGCCtagagcagaggaagagagagagagagagagagagagagtgtgtgtgttcgTTCATCTGTGTGGGCAAGAGGAGAAGGACGGGGAGAGAGAGCCAAGAAGCAGCCCTTGGGATATCTTCCCTTGACCCTGAGTTCCTGGGGAGGGGGTTGctctcccatcccaccccagaTTCAGGGAGGAGCCCAATTTCCCTTCCCAACTTCTCGCACAGATCCCTGGCCTTCCAATCATTGCCAGATGTGTCCCTGCCCCTGGATTTCCCAAGCTTCCCCACGCCCCCTTTTCCCTCCCAGCTTCTTCCTCAGTGATACCCCTCAGCCCCACCAGGTTAACCCTCCCTTTTCTCACCCAGCTTCAAGAACTCCTCTGGAGGTAGGAAATGGTATGTTTCTGGTCAGCTCCCGGCTAGGCTCTTCTGGGAATCCTGGGAGTGGAAGGAAGGGACCGGGCTCATTTGCATGTACATCGTAGTCATTTGCCTCACATCCAGGAATGGCCAAAATCACACGGTTTTTTCCAGCCTGACTCCTGACCGGCCTCCCACTCTGGCAGTGGGGTATCAGGTCTGGAGACCACTCCCCACCAGCTGGGCGAGTtgacctccttcctcctccaacCTCTAGCGTGGCCCAGGCCTACATGAACCAGAGAAAGCTGGACCACGAGGTGAAGACCCTACAGGTCCAGGCTGCCCAGTTTGCCAAGCAGACAGGCCAGTGGATCGGGATGGTGGAGAACTTCAACCAGGCACTCAAGGTAGGCCACGCTCCCTACGTCTCCAGCCACATCCTGCACCACCATTGGCTGCCTCCAGTGGGGTCACCTCAGGCCTGGGGTTGAGGAGGAAGTGGGGGTCATCCCAGAAACCCCAGAAATCTATGgccccagggtcacagagctagaGAAGTAAAAGCAGCTGGTGGGTCCATGCAAAGCCCTTTCTAGGGGATGGAATGAAAGTGCCCCGATCCATCCCCTAGAGCCACACCCCACCCACCCTGACTCCCGGGCTCAtgcaccccaccaccaccttccAGGAAATCGGGGATGTGGAGAACTGGGCTCGGAGCATTGAGCTGGACATGCGCACCATTGCCACCGCGCTGGAGTACGTCTACAAGGGGCAGCTGCAGTCGGCCCCCTCCTAGCcccactgccctcccctcccccactcctcctaCCTCccccaggcaggcaggaaggagggtgaCAGGCCATGAATAAAACACAAGCCTCcatttctctgtgtctgtctcaaGGAGCTACTAGCTCAGTGTGGGGGGTAGGAATGGAAAGTTCGAAGACTTCCCCTGAGCAATGGTACCTTTTGGGTAGAGGCTGGAACTAGCTTCCTCTTACAAGCTCAACTCTCTTCTCCTTGGGCCTGGTACCTGATGCAGGTACTGTTGGGTAAACAGAGGGTGGGAGTTTCCCACCCCTCCTCAGAGAAGGGCAGGGGGCCCTGTCCCAAGCTTCCTAACTCAGGACTTCCATTTCCCACAGAGAAACAAGACAGGGAGCAGGCCTGGTCCAGCTCTGGCTCTCTGCCTCTCCACGTGCTCACGGCCTCTCCCAGCCTGGTGCTAAGCAGTGTCATGAGTCTGGACCAGTTGGGAGATTAATTCTTGGGCATGGGAGCACTTcagggcagggaaaggggaggaatGACAGGTGCAAGGTCACCAACAGAGAGGGGCAGCTGCTATCCATGACAGATCCCTCCTCTTAAGAATCTGTGacaggacttcccttgtggcgcagtggttaagaatccgcctgccaatgcaggggacacgggttcgaaccctggtccgggaagatcccacatgccgtggagctactaagcccgtgcgcaacggctactgagactgagctctagagcccatgagctgcaactactgaagcctggacacctagagcctgtgctccgcaacaagagaagccactgcaatgagaagcccgcgcaccacaacaaagaatagcccccgctcaccgcaactagagaaagcccgcacgcagcaacgaagacctgacgcagccaaaaaaataaattaaaaaaaaaaaaaaagactaagccTTGTGGAATtcaaaaattcagtttaaaaaaaaacaaacaaaaaaaagaatctgtgacAGAGGTGGTCAGGAAGCCCCACTGGAAAAGAGAGCCAAGCAGGGCACTGGGCGCTCCTGGCCTGGACCAAGCCCTGGCTTCAACCCACAGGCCTCAGCCTcccaggctcctcctcctccttccccaccgcGCCCCACATGCACTTAATACTTCTGGCACCCAGTCCACCTGCCTTGGACTTTGGCCTCAGTGGTAGCTAGTCTGGGAGCCTGGGAAGCCCTGGAGCAAAGTTTCTCAAGCAAAGCAGAAGAAGAAACTTCAGGTGTTGTAGTGCCTGCTAGCTTTCCCCTGAGAAGGTAAGCGGGGTACTGGGAGCTCGGGGGCTATGAGAAGACTGGCAAGATATTCATGTATTGGTAACTCAAAGCCTAAAGCTTTTCATGTGCCGCCTCGCACTGTATCCCCTTTGATCCTCCGCAGCTCCCAGGTGGGCATGCTGGGTGTTAGCCCCACTTggtagatgagaaaacaggttcAGAGACACAGTGAGGTGCTCAGCCTCACACAGTAAGCTTGGAGCCAGCAGGACTAAAATGCAGGGGCTCCGTATGTGTCTCCAAAAACAAGGCCCAGCTGGTTTAGCAGGACGTAAGAGGTGATAACAAGCAAGATCCCTCTGCTCGTGTGTGGCGGGTCTGCACACAGGACCCAGCTCATCTGGTTTTACTTAAGTTACCCCCAGATACAGGGTGTGCCCAGATCTTCGCTTTACTTAGATGAACTGTAGTTTGCCAGTTATCTGCCAAGCAGATAATTTCCCAGTCTGCTCAAACCAGAGACTTCCAGCTAGGGGGAAGATATGAGGGGCGAGGGCTGGTGGGCCAGAGTAAACTAGACAAGTCTCCCTGCCCAGCTTCGGCTGCCACCTGCAGGTCACTTGGGGTCCGGCCATGTGGCTGCCTCTGCTTCTGGGAGTCTCGCTCTGCGCAGCACTGTGGTTGCTCAGGGACCGGCAGAGCCTGCCCGCCAGCGACGCTTTCGTCTTTGTCACCGGCTGCGACTCGGGCTTTGGGCGGCTTCTGGCACTGAGACTGGACCAGAGAGGCTTCCGAGTCCTGGCCAGCTGCCTGACCCCCTCAGGGGCAGAGGACCTCCAGCGGGTGGCCTCCTCTCGACTCCACACCACCCTGCTGGATGTCACAGATCCTCAGAGCGTCCGGCAGGCAGCCAAGTGGGTGGAAACACACGTCGGGGAAGCAGGTGAGTATGGCAGGGGGCCACCGGGAACGGGGCATAAGGTGTGCACTCACAGGGGCTGTGGGAAGCTAGAGGGGCTGCGGGGGAGGAGCAGGGCTCAGACCCTCCCAGAAAGGAGAGGGGCCATTGGAATGCCTCACGTACCCCGTGCCTGTCTCACCTCCCCACAGGGCTTTTTGGTCTGGTGAATAATGCTGGCATGGCTGGCATCATCGGGCCCACACCTTGGCAGACACGGGAGGATTTCCAGCAGGTGCTGAATGTGAACACGCTGGGTCCCATCGGGGTCACCCTCGCCCTGCTGCCCCTGCTGCGGCAGGCCCAGGGCCGGGTGATCAACATCACCAGCGTCCTGGGCCGCCTGGCAGCCAACGGAGGGGGCTACTGTGTCTCCAAGTTTGGCCTGGAGGCGTTCTCTGACAGCCTGAGGTGAGGGGTGCAGGGCCCTGCTCCCAGTCCAGGGGGGGAGCCCACTCAACAAGCAGATTAGCATCTGCCCCGCAGAGCTGATGAAAACAGGGCGTGGTGGAAACTTAGAGACAGATTAGGGCTCGAGTTTGtgggctcaaatcccagccctCTCCCATGTGAGCTTGGTGACCTTAGTCAGTTACTTCTCTTTTCCCCGGTTTGTTCCTCCTCTGTTAAATCAGGATGAGAAGGCCCGCCTCATGCGTGAGTAAAATGAGGTACATGTGAGGCCCCAACAGAGCCTGGCACGTAGAAAATGCCCCCAAAAGCCCGCTCTCattcttattgttattattactaataaCAACTATTACTTACCACGAGCTAGTACCTCTACTGAACACTTTCTCGTTCAATTCTCCCCAAAATCCTGTAAGGGTAAGTGGTAACACCCTTAGGTAACATAAGTTACCCAAGACCACATGATAGTTAGTGGGAGTGCTGGCACGCATACCCAGGTCTGCTTCCCTACAGACCCTGGTCACTACATTCTCCTGCCCCTCATCTTTAGACAATAATGTTCGAAGTCCCACGAGAGCACAAGGGAGACTTAAGGATGACAGATGTGTCCCAGGAGCAGAGTTCTATTCCCCCAAGCTCGGCCCACCTCCTGAAGGAAGTCTTCTTCTGTCACCATCACTCAGCAAATAACATCAATATCTACTTTTGTCCCTATGCCTCAGTCTTTTAATTTTCCAATCAGCATCACAGAACACATACTTTATACTTGGACTTCTGCAGTCTGTGCCGAGTACTCCCGCCCTCCCCCAGCAAATACCAGTCTACAACCTCCATATCCAGCACTTGGGGCTCAACCCTGTGTTTTGGGATCTAGGGAATATGGTTCTTCCAGCTCAGGAGTTGGCAGATTGTGGTTCTCAGGCCAGATCCCGACAGCGGCCTACAAGCTAAtaatggcttttacatttttaaatggtgacaGTGTAAATGGTTTTATAAGCAGCTACATAATATCATTAATTTTAGATCTGCAGTGcggaaaatatttactgtctggccctttaagaaGTTTGCAGGTCCCTGCTCTAGATGCTAGAAGagaatacaaaggaaaacaaactgcACAAATACCTCCTTCCCTCTGCCCCACTTGCCCCTCATCCCAGGGCAGCGGGGATATCCCTTCCTGTCATGACCACTGACCCTGTGATGCTTTCCTGTCTTAGCCTCCCTACCCATGTCCCTGAAGTCCTCTCCCTATAAACACAAGAACCCAGAAACCTCCCTCTGCCCCCACTCCAGGCGGGACGTGGCTCCTTTCGGG is a genomic window of Kogia breviceps isolate mKogBre1 chromosome 12, mKogBre1 haplotype 1, whole genome shotgun sequence containing:
- the RDH5 gene encoding retinol dehydrogenase 5; translation: MWLPLLLGVSLCAALWLLRDRQSLPASDAFVFVTGCDSGFGRLLALRLDQRGFRVLASCLTPSGAEDLQRVASSRLHTTLLDVTDPQSVRQAAKWVETHVGEAGLFGLVNNAGMAGIIGPTPWQTREDFQQVLNVNTLGPIGVTLALLPLLRQAQGRVINITSVLGRLAANGGGYCVSKFGLEAFSDSLRRDVAPFGVRVSIVEPGFFRTPVTNLESLEDNLQACWARLPPATQALYGETFLTKYLRVQQRIMNLICDPDLTKVSKCLEHALTARHPRTRYSPGWDAKVLWLPASYLPASLVDAVLTWVLPKPAQAVY